From the genome of Ralstonia insidiosa:
GTCACACCTGAGGTCACAGGTAGAACATCTCTTCCTTGGGCGGAATCGGCGAGGTGCCTTCGCGCTTTTCGTAGAACTCGTAGACGGCGTCGAGCGCGTCTTTCGGTTCGTCGACGATGCGCATGAGGTCCATGTCATGTTCCCCAATCAGGCCCATCGGCTGCAGGGTGAATTGGAACCAATCCAGCAGCCCCTTCCAGAAGTGGCTGCCGAACAAGACCACCGGTACGCTGCGCGATTTGCCGGTCTGCACGAGCGTCAGCACCTCGGCCAGTTCATCGAGCGTGCCGAAACCGCCCGGCATGACGATGAACGCATCCGAGTTCTTCACGAAGGTGACCTTGCGCGTGAAGAAATGGCGAAACCGCATCGAGATATCCTGATACGGATTGCCTTGCTGCTCGTGCGGCAATTCGATGTTCAGGCCCACGCTGGCCGACTTGCCCGCGTGCGCGCCCTTGTTGGCCGCTTCCATGATGCCGGGGCCGCCGCCGGAGATGACGGCGAAGCCCGCATCCGAGAACAGTCGGGCGATTTCGATGGTGCGTTTGTAGTACGGCGAATCCTCGCGCAGACGCGCGCTGCCGTAGATTGAGACGGCCGGACGGATCTCCGAGAGGTACTCCGTCGCCTCGATGAACTCTGCCATAATCGTGAACATCTGCCAGGAGGCGCGCGCTTTCTTTGCGGTAGCGCGTTCCTCGTCGGCGAGAGCCCGCAGGCTGGGGATCATCTTGCGGTCGGTGCGGCCTTGTGCAGCGTCGGATTTGGTGGAGGCAATCTCCACCGTGCGGTCCGCACCCACCGTCACGTTGACGTCCATGTCCGCTGCGGATGCACCAGCAGCCTGCTTCACGTCGCCATGAGCGGCGTCGCCATTGTTGGAAGCGCCTTCGGGCGTTCCAGTCACATTAGAGTCCATGGGAATGTCGGAAAGTCAAGAAACGCTGTTGCTCGTCGATGGCTCGAGTTATCTGTACCGTGCTTATCACGCACTGCCCGACTTGCGCAACGGAGAAGGGTTTCCTACGGGAGCCATCTACGGCATCGTGAACATGCTGCGCAAACTGCGCAGCGACTACCCTGCCAAGTATAGCGCCTGCATTTTCGACGCTAAAGGCAAGACCTTTCGCGACGACCTGTATCCCGCCTATAAAGAGCATCGCGCGCCCATGCCGGACGACCTGCGTGCGCAGATCGAACCCATCCACGAAGCCGTGCGCGCGCTGGGCTGGCCCATCCTGGTGGTTGAGGGCGTAGAGGCTGACGACGTGATCGGCACCCTGGCCGAACGGGCGACACGGGAAGGCGTTCGAACCATCGTCTCCACCGGCGACAAGGATCTTGCGCAACTGGTGAACGATCACGTCACGCTGGTCAACACGATGACCAACGAGACGCTCGATCCGCCGGGCGTGCAAGCGAAATTTGGCGTGCCGCCTGAGCGTATCGTCGACTATCTCTCGCTGATTGGCGACACGGTCGACAACGTGCCGGGCGTGCCGAAGGTGGGCCCCAAAACGGCGGTGAAGTGGCTGACTGAATTCGGCACGCTCGACAACGTCATGGCCCGCGCGGGCGAGATCAAGGGCGTGGTGGGCGAGAACCTGCGCAACACGCTCGAATGGTTGCCCAAGGGCCGCGAACTGCTGACGGTGAAACTCGATTGCGATCTGTCCAAAGAGGTGCCGAACTTCGACGCGCTGCTTGACGGCGGTGAAGACAAGAGTGCGCTGGTGGACTTCTTCTCGCGCTACGGCTTCAAGACTTGGCTGCGCGAGGCTTCCGGCGAGGCACTGCCTGATACGCGCAGCGTCGGTGCTGCCCGCAAAGCAGCCACGCCCACCAAGAACTACGCTGGCGAGGCGATTGCGCAGCAACAAGCCCAGGCCAGCTTGTTCGACGTCGAGGCGGCGCCCCAAGACGTGAAGTACGAGACCGTCACTACTGAGGCGCAACTCGAATCGTGGATGCAGCTGCTGGATGAGGCGGACCTGGTTTGCATCGACACCGAAACAACGTCGCTCGATCCGATGCTGGCGCAACTGGTGGGGATCTCGTTGTCGGTCACGCCGGGCCAGGCGTGCTACATCCCGGTTGCGCATCGTGGTCCGGATGTGGCGGGGCTGGATGCCGCCGCCCAGCTTTCGCGCGAGTTCGTGCTCGCGCGCATGAAGATTTGGCTGGAGGACGACGCGTCCAAGAAAGTCGGCCAGCATCTGAAGTACGACGCACACGTGTTTGCCAACCACGGCATTGCGCTGCGAGGCATCCAGCACGACACGATGCTGCAGTCGTACGTGCTTGAGTCCCACCGCAATCACGGCATGGATGCGCTGGCAGATCGCGTGCTGCAACTGAAGACCATCACCTACGAAGAGGTGTGTGGCAAGGGAGCCTCGCAGATCGGCTTTGACGAAGTGCCGCTCGACCGCGCGACCGAATACGCCGCCGAGGACGCCGACATTACGCTGCGCCTGCACCGCGCGTTGTTCCCGAAGGTGGCGGCCGACGACAAGCTGGACTACATCTACGAGCAGATCGAAATGCCGACCTCCATCGTGCTGCAAAAGATGGAGCGCAACGGCGTGCTGATCGACGGCGAGCGCCTCGCCAGGCAGAGCACCGAAATCGGCCAGCGTTTGCTGGAGCTTGAGACGGAGGCGCACGCGCTGGCGGGCCAACCGTTCAACCTGAGCTCTCCCAAGCAGATCGGCGAGATTTTCTTCAACCAGATGAAGTTGCCGATCATCAAGAAGACCGCCAGCGGCGCGCCCTCGACCGATGAAGAGGTGCTGCAGAAGCTGGCCGAGGACTACCCGCTGCCGAAGCTGCTGCTCGATTACCGGGGCCTGGCCAAGCTCAAATCCACCTACACCGACAAGCTGCCGAAGATGGTGAACCCGAACACCGGCCGGGTTCACACCACGTACGGCCAAGCCACGGCGGTCACGGGGCGTCTGGCTTCAACCGATCCGAACCTGCAGAACATTCCGGTGCGCACGGAGGAGGGGCGCCGCATTCGCGAAGCGTTCATCGCGCCGGAAGGCAGCGTGATCGTCTCGGCCGACTACTCGCAGATCGAGTTGCGCATCATGGCGCATCTGTCGCAGGACGAGGGTTTGGTGCGCGCGTTCCAGGAAGGGCAGGACGTGCACCGCGCCACGGCTGCCGAGGTGTTCAGCGTGACGCCGTTGGAGGTGACCGCTGACCAGCGTCGCGTGGCCAAGGTCATCAACTTTGGCCTCATCTACGGCATGAGCGCGTTCGGGCTGGCCAGCAACCTGGGCATCGGCCGTGATGCCGCCAAGCTCTACATCGACCGCTACTTCGCCCGCTACCCCGGCGCGGCGCGCTACATGGACGAGACGCGCCAAACCGCGCGCGAACGCGGCTACGTGGAAACCGTCTTCGGCCGCCGCCTGTGGTTGCCGGACATCAATGGTGGCAATGGCCCGCGCCGCCAAGCTGCGGAACGCGCCGCCATCAACGCGCCCATGCAGGGGACGGCGGCAGACCTCATCAAGCTGTCCATGCTGGCCGTGCAAGGCTGGCTGGAAGCCGAGGCCATGCGCTCGCGCCTGGTCATGCAAGTGCACGATGAACTGGTGCTTGAGGTGCCGCAGGCCGAACTGGCCGTGGTGCGCGAGCGCCTGCCTGAACTGATGTGCGGCGTTGCGTCGCTGCGCGTGCCGCTGGTGGCCGAGGTGGGGATGGGCGCCAACTGGGAAGAAGCGCACTGATGCCCTGACCGCCTGAGCGCGCCATCTGGCGTGGCGCGGCTTTCCTTGCCAAGGCAGGCTGCGGATGGCCGTAGCATGCGCATTTAATGATCTGTCATATCTGCCTGCCCGGGGTTGCGGCGGGTTTTGCAATGCAGCAGACTGCATCTGAACGATGATGTGATCGCAAAGATTCAAAGGCTTCAGGAGAACGATATGGCAGGGCAGACGGATGGCGCAGGCGGACCGCGCATCGTAGTGGTCGGTGGCGGTGCTGGCGGATTGGAACTGGCAACGCGCCTGGGCGACAAGCTTGGCAAGCGCGGTGGTGCGCAAGTCGTGCTGGTGGATCGCAACCCGACCCATATCTGGAAGCCGCTGCTGCATGAAGTCGCTGCTGGCAGCATGGACCCGAACACCCACCAGCTCGAATACGCCGCGCAGGCACGCTGGCACGGCTTCGAGTTTCAGCAGGGCGAACTGAAGGGGCTCGACCGCACGGCCAAGACCATCACCGTTTCCGGCTTTGTCGATGCCGACGGCACTGAGGTGCTGCCAGAGCGCGCCATTGCCTACGACGTACTCGTGCTGTCCATCGGCAGCGTGACGCACTTCTTTGGTGTGCCGGGCACGGCCGAGTACGCCATCGCGCTTGATACCGCATGGCAGGCTGAACGCTTTCGCCGCAAGCTCATTTCCGCGTGCATGCGCGCACAGAACCGCGTGGGCGATGCCCGGCCGCAGGTGGATATCGCCATCGTCGGTGCGGGGGCAACGGGCGTTGAGCTGTCGGCTGAGCTGCGCAACACGGCGCACGTGCTGGCCGCCTACGGCTTGCACAAGATGGACCCGCGCCACGACATCCGCATCCACCTGATCGAGGGCGGGCCGCGTATTCTGCCGGTGCTCAAGGAGCGCATTTCCGCCGCGACCACCGGACTGCTGCGCAAGCTCGACGTCGACGTCATCACCAGCGAGCGCGTGACCGAGGTGACGGCCAATGCGGTCAACACCGCGAGCGGCAAGTCTATTCCGGCCGATCTGACCGTGTGGGCGGCGGGCATCCGCGCGCCGTCGGTGCTGGGTGACCTTGGATTGCCGGTTAACAAGCTGGGGCAGGTGGTCGTGTCGCGCACGCTGCAAGTGGAAGGCGAAGATTCGATCTACGCCTTTGGTGATTGCGCAAGCTGCCCGTGGCCCGAGGCGTCGACGAGCGTGCCGCCGCGTGCGCAGGCTGCGCACCAGCAGGCAACGTACCTGTTCAACGCGCTGCGCGGCCGCCAGGACGGCAAGCCGGTCGGGCCGTTTGCGTTCAAGGACCTTGGCTCGCTGGTGTCGCTCGGCCACTTCAGTGCGGTCGGCAGCCTGATGGGCGGGCTGATCGGCGGCTCGATGTTCATCGAAGGCCTGATGGCGCGGCTGATGTACACGTCGCTGTACCGCATGCACGTGCTGGCGCTGCACGGCTGGGTGCGCATGGTGCTCGATACGGTCACCCACTGGCTGCGCAGCAAGACCAATCCGCGCGTCAAGCTGCACTGATCACTGCGCTCGGCGCCGATGGGTTTGCTTCGGTAGACTAGCCGCTTCGTTCACCGTCACCGCCTTCGGGCGCTAGGAGAGTGCGATGCAGCTGGATGCAGAAGTGGAAAGTCTGGTGCCGGGCCGCAACTTTGACCGCCGCGGCTTCATGAAGACGGCGCTGGGTTCGGCGTTTGCGGCGGCGGTGCTGCCCGTGTCGGCGCAGGCCATCAAGACGGACTTCAACGGTCTGACGGCGGGCGAGGTGACCGTGCCCGTCGGCGATTTCAAGATGCCGGCGTATTGTGCGCGACCCGGTGCCCAGCCCGAGGGCAAGACCAAGCTCCCGGTGGTGATCGTCGTCAGCGAGATCTTCGGCGTGCATGAGTACATCGCCGACATCTGCCGGCGGTTTGCCAAGCTCGGCTATCTGGCCATTGCCCCCGAGCTGTTCATACGCCAGGGCGATCCGCAGTCGATTGCGACGATCAGCGAGCTGCAGGAGAAGATCATCTCCAAGGTGCCCGACGCGCAGGTCAGTGGTGATCTGGATGCAACGGTTGCTTGGGTCAAACAGAACGGCGGCGATCCGGCGCGCATTGGCATCACCGGGTTCTGCTGGGGCGGGCGCCAAACCTGGCTGTTTGCCGAACACAGCGCCGACATCCGCGCCGCAGTGGTGTGGTACGGCCAGCCGAGAGGCAATCCGACATCGCTGCAGCCGGTGTTCCCGATCGAAAAGGTGGACGAACTCAAGGCACCCGTACTGGGCATGTACGGTGCCAAGGACACGGGTATCACGCAGGATTCGGTCAACGCCCTGAAGACAGCGTTGGAGACATCCAAGAACCCCAAGGCGCATGCGTCGCGCATCATCGTCTATCCGAATTCGGGACACGCATTTCATGCCGACTACCGGCCCAGCTATGTGAAGGCCGATGCGGAAGACGGCTGGAAGAAGTGCATTGCCTGGTTCAAGGACCACGGCGTCGAGTAAGCCGTCGAGTCAGCGCTTCGTCCTTCCAGCAAGAAAGGCCCCATGTGGGCCTTCTCTCTTTTTTGGGCTGTGCTGGCAAAGGTTCACAAAGGGGCATACAATGCGCCTCTTCTTGCAACTCTGTTGCGTTTGTTGGCGCGGATAGCGTCACCTGCTGCGCCACCCCCGGCATGACCCTCGATACCACCCTGTTAGGCATTCTTCTGGCGACTGCGCTGTCCGGCATTGGCAGCATGGCGGGCGCTGCTGTGCTGTCGCTCACCGTGCTGTCGCGGGTGGTCGACCGCATGGTCAGTTTCTCCGTCGGGGTGCTGCTGGCGACGTCGCTGCTGCATTCGCTGCCCGAGGCCTTTGAGGCGCACAACGGCATCGAGCCGAATACGCATGCACTGTTCGCCACGCTGCTGGCCGGGCTGCTGGGCTTCTTCCTGCTGGAAAAAGTCTCGCTGCTGCGTCACTCGCATCATCACGAGGGTGACGGGCATGGCCATCACCACGGGCATGATCGCCAGGAAGCCGGCCGCAGCGGCATGATGATCCTGGTGGGCGACGGCCTGCACAACTTCTCCGATGGCATTGTCATTGCCGCCGCGTTCCTGGCCGACACCAAAGTGGGTATCGTCACCGCACTGGCGATTGCCGCGCACGAAATTCCGCAGGAGATCGGTGACTTCATGGTGCTGCTCAACGCCGGTTTCTCGAAGACGCGCGCCTTTGTCTACAACCTGATCTGCAGCGTCTGTGCGCTAGTGGGAGCGGTGCTCGGCTACTACCTGCTGGATCGCCTGACCTCGTGGATTCCGTACGTGCTGGTGGTGGCCTCGAGCAGCTTCATCTACATCGCCGTCTGCGATCTGATGCCGCAAATGAAGCGCCGGCCGCGCAAGCAGGAATCGGCGATCCAGGTTGCGCTGATCGCAGCGGGTGTCGCGATGATTTTCTTGCTGACCAATGGCCTGCACGGCCATGCGCACTGAGGCATCGCTTTCGTCCAACAAAAAAGCCCGGTTGATGCCGGGCTTTTTGCTGTGTGCGAGAGGTGCCGATTATGGGTTCGGCCCTGTTGCCACCGGACGTGCCGGATCGCTGCACCATTCGCTCCACGAGCCGGCGTAGAGGGCGGCGCCGGTCAGACCGGCAATCTCCATGGCCAGCGCGTTATGGCAGGCAGTTACGCCCGAGCCGCATTGCAGCATCGTATCAGCGGGCTTGGCGCCGGCCAGTACGGCAGCAAAGTCGGCACGCAACTGTTCAGCCGGCTTGAAGGTGCCATCGGCTTGCAGGTTGTCGCGGAAGAAGCGGTTGCGCGCGCCGGGGATGTGGCCGCCGACCGGGTCCAGCGTTTCGTTCTCGCCGCGATAGCGGTCGGGGGCGCGGGCGTCGATGACGGGCTTGTCGGCATGCCCAAGGTACTTCTGCACGATGTCGGCATTGACCAACGCCACGAGCGACGGCTTGCGCGTCAGGTTGCCGGGCGTGGCGTTGAGTTGCGGCTCATCGGGCACGATCTTGTCGACGGGGTAGTGCGCGGCTTCCCACGCTTGCAGGCCGCCATCCAGCACGGCCACATCGGCGTGGCCGACCCAGCGCAGCAGCCACCAAAGGCGCGCGGCGTACATGCTGCCCTGCCGGTCGTAGGCGACAACCTGTGTGTCGTCGTTCACGCCCAGTGCCCGCAGGCGTGCAACCAGCGCATCAGCGTCGGGCAGCGGGTGGCGGCCGTTGGTGCCGGTCTTCGGGCCGGACAGTTCGTTGTCCAGGTGCAGGTAGAACGCACCGGGAATATGGCTGGCGTGGTACGCATCGCGCCCGGCCGCCGGGTTGGCGAGGTCAAAGCTGCAATCGACGATGACCAGGCTGTCCGGCGCGCTTTGCTGTAGCGCGGCCAGTTGCGGCGCGGTCATCAGGGTGGCGTAGCGAGCGCGTTCGCTCATATCAGCAATCTCCAGGGGGCGACTAGCAATCAAACTTCCGGATGAACCTCGGCTTCCGGCCCGGACACGGCGGTCTGCGGGGTGGGATGCTCGGCGCCCGACTGGCGGGCGCGCATGACCGTGGTGACAATGCCACTGCCGATGATGAGGGCCATGCCCAGCCACGACAGCGCGTTCAGGTGATCATTCCACAGCAACATACCCCAACCGCTCGCAAAGACGATGCCGGTGTATTGCAGGTTCGCAGTCAATAGCGTGTTGCCGCGCTTATAGGCGCGTGTCATCGATGTCTGGCCGAGGGTGGCCAAAAGGCCCACCGCCAGCAGCAGACCGGCACCCGACCACGTGTGCGGTTGCGCGCCCCCGATGAGCATCCATACGCCACCGGCAATGGCGCTCAACAGCGAGAAATAGAACACGATGCGCGCTTCGTTCTCACCCAGGTCACCGAGTTGGCGCACCTCTACATACGCCAGCGCCGTAAACACCCCAGAGACGAGACCGATCATGCCGCCGGCCAGCGCAAGCTGCGACCCGCCCATGTTCGGTTGCAGCAGGCAGACCACCCCCACGAATGACATGACGATGGCCACTACCATGCGCCGATCTGCCCCACCTGGTTTACCTGCCAACGCCGCACCCGCGCCGATGATGAGCGCAATCCACACCGGCGACATGTAATTCAGCGTCATGGCGGTGGCCAGCGGCAGCAGGCTGATGGAGGTGAACCACAGCAGCAGCGAGGTCACCCCAAACACGCTGCGCTTGATATGCGACAGGAAATACGGCGTGCGCACGCCTTGCCCTGAGCGTTGCAGGATCGCGCCCATCAGCACGACGCCGATGATGCTGCGGTAGAAGACGATCTCGCCCGTGCTGTAGTGCGCCGAGGCGAGCTTCACGCACACGCCCATCGCCGAGAAGGCGAATGCCGCAAGAATCATCCACAACGATTGGCGGGCGGAGTTGTCGGCCGTTTGGGCAGCCGTGTGGTGGACTTCGGTGGTGGTATCGGCAGACATGGCGAGGGAGTGCTGCGAACAACGGGGCGAAAAAAACGGTGCAGACCACGCGGGCTGCACCGTTCGTATTGTGACGCGGAAGGCGGCGGATGCCTACGGTCGGCCAGCCGTTAGTAGCGCATCACGCGCCGATACCACTCGTGGAAGTGCTGCATGCCGTCTTCCATGGGCGACTGATACGGACCGACTTCGCTCACGCCGCGCTTCATCAGCGCTGCGCGGCCGGCGTCCATGCGCTCGGCAATCTCGTCGTCCTCGATGCAGGTTTCCATGTAGGCGGCACGCTCGGCTTCGACGAATTCGCGCTCGAACAGGACGATCTCTTCCGGGTAATAGAACTCGACCACGTTGCGTGTCTTGTTCGGGCCCATCGGATGCAGCGTCGAGACCACCAGCACGTTCGGGTACCACTCGACCATCACGTTCGGGTAGTACGTCAGCCACACCGCGCCGTACTTGGGCATCTCGCCGTTGTTGAAGCGCAGCACGGCGTCATGCCACTTCTGGTACGTGGGCGTGCCCGGTTTGCGCAAACCGGCGTGGAGACCGACCGTCTGCACGCTGTGCCACTCGCCGAACTCCCACTCCAGATCGTCACACGAGACGAACTGGCCGAGGCCCGGATGGAAGGGCACGACGTGGTAGTCCTCGAGGTATACCTCGATGAAGGTCTTCCAGTTGTAGTTGCACTCGTGCACCTCAACGTGGTCGAGCATGTAGCCCGAGAAGTCGAGATCGCGCGCCACGCCCAGGCGGGCGAGGTCTTCGCGCACGTCGCGCTTGCCCTCGAACAGCAGCCCGTTCCAGTTCTGCAGCGGCGAGCGCGACAGGTGCACGCACGGTTGCTGCTCGAAGTGCGGCGCGCCCAGCAGGTCGCCTTTCAGGTCATACGTCCAGCGGTGCAGCGGGCACACGATGTTCTGGGCATTGCCGCGCCCATTGAGCATGATTGCCTGGCGATGCCGGCACACGTTGGAGAGCAGTTCGACGCCGTTCGGATTGCGTACCAGCACACGGCCTTCGGCCTCGGCGGCAAGCGTGTGATAGTCGCCAACTTCCGGGACCATCAACTCATGGCCGACGTAACCGGGACCATGCTTGAACAGACGTTCGATTTCAGTTTGATACAGCGCCTTGTCAAAGTAGGCAGAGACGGGCAGCTGGGTTTCAGACGGCACCAAATTCAGTGCGGCGCTGAGATTGGACATTATCCCCACTCCCAATAACGGTGAAAGTAGTGAACAACCCAACCATCGAAAAATTCGATGAAAAATTCGATTTGGGAAAGGACGCCATCGGCGGGTCGCCGGGGTCTGTTGAAATAGGAAACGAGCGCTGTCGGCCCCCGCTTGGGCCAACGACCATACGTTTGATGGGCCAACAGACCCAAACCACCATACGGAACGGCATGTGCCGGCCCGGCCTTTGGAGGAAGGGGGCGATTGTACCCCAGGGGATTTGATAAGTCCCTGATTTTCGACATCTTTCGGCTGTTGGTCAGACGGTTGTCAGCCAGGTGAGCACGCTACGCTTGGCCACCAGTCACTGTTCGGCGCCTTGCGCGATGTGCGCAGAACGCACGTGGAATTGCCGTAAAATGCCAGATTGTCCTTTTCTGATTCGCAACTGGCATGCCCCGTGCCCCAAGCGTTGCCTCGAGCGACGCGTCCGCCTCCCCATCCGCCACGCCGGCTTCCTATGAAGCGGCCATGGCCGAACTCGAAACCCTTGTTGCCAGCATGGAATCGGGCGAACTGCCGCTGGAGGCCTCGCTTGCGGCGTATCGCCGCGGGGCCGAGCTGGTCAAGTATTGCCAGCAGGTGCTGGAGCGCGTCGAGCAGCAGGTTCGTGTGCTCGACGGCGATGCCCTGAAGCCGCTGGCTGACGACAGCAACACGAACGAACAGGGCGGCGCATGAGCGCGCAGGTCCAATCCGAATTCGCCCAATGGATGACGTCCGTGGTCGCACGGACGGAAACCGCGCTGGAGCGCGCTTTGCCGGCCGAGACCGTGGTGCCGCAACGCCTGCACGCCGCCATGCGCTACGCCACGCTGGGGGCCGGCAAGCGCGTGCGCCCGCTGCTGGCGCATGCTGCCGGTGCGCTGGGTGAGGCATCGCCCGAAGCACTCGATGGCGTGAGCTGTGCGGTGGAGATGATCCACGCCTATTCGCTGGTCCACGATGACATGCCTTGCATGGACGACGACGACCTGCGCCGCGGCCGCCCAACCGTGCATCGCGCCTATGATGAAGCGACGGCGTTGCTGGTGGGGGATGCGCTGCAGACCCAGGCCTTTGTCGTGCTGGCCGAACTGGGTGCAGTGAACCCGGCGACCCGCGCGGTACTGGTGGGCGAGCTGGCGCGTGCCTCCGGTTCGCTGGGCATGGCGGGCGGCCAGGCAATCGATCTGCAGAGCGTCGGCATTGCGCTTTCACAGGAAGCACTGGAGGCGATGCACCGCATGAAGACCGGCGCACTGCTGCGCGCGAGCCTGCGCATGGGTGCGCTGTGTGCTGGCGTGAATGCCGCTGCGCTGGAACAGGTGGATGCCTACGCGGGTGCAGTCGGCCTGGCGTTCCAGGTGGTCGACGACATCCTCGACGTGACGGCCGATACCGCCACGCTGGGCAAGACCGCCGGCAAGGACGAGGCCAATGACAAGCCGACCTATGTGTCCATCCTTGGGTTGGACAAGGCTCGGGCGCTGGCCGATGC
Proteins encoded in this window:
- a CDS encoding dienelactone hydrolase family protein, which produces MQLDAEVESLVPGRNFDRRGFMKTALGSAFAAAVLPVSAQAIKTDFNGLTAGEVTVPVGDFKMPAYCARPGAQPEGKTKLPVVIVVSEIFGVHEYIADICRRFAKLGYLAIAPELFIRQGDPQSIATISELQEKIISKVPDAQVSGDLDATVAWVKQNGGDPARIGITGFCWGGRQTWLFAEHSADIRAAVVWYGQPRGNPTSLQPVFPIEKVDELKAPVLGMYGAKDTGITQDSVNALKTALETSKNPKAHASRIIVYPNSGHAFHADYRPSYVKADAEDGWKKCIAWFKDHGVE
- the polA gene encoding DNA polymerase I, producing MSESQETLLLVDGSSYLYRAYHALPDLRNGEGFPTGAIYGIVNMLRKLRSDYPAKYSACIFDAKGKTFRDDLYPAYKEHRAPMPDDLRAQIEPIHEAVRALGWPILVVEGVEADDVIGTLAERATREGVRTIVSTGDKDLAQLVNDHVTLVNTMTNETLDPPGVQAKFGVPPERIVDYLSLIGDTVDNVPGVPKVGPKTAVKWLTEFGTLDNVMARAGEIKGVVGENLRNTLEWLPKGRELLTVKLDCDLSKEVPNFDALLDGGEDKSALVDFFSRYGFKTWLREASGEALPDTRSVGAARKAATPTKNYAGEAIAQQQAQASLFDVEAAPQDVKYETVTTEAQLESWMQLLDEADLVCIDTETTSLDPMLAQLVGISLSVTPGQACYIPVAHRGPDVAGLDAAAQLSREFVLARMKIWLEDDASKKVGQHLKYDAHVFANHGIALRGIQHDTMLQSYVLESHRNHGMDALADRVLQLKTITYEEVCGKGASQIGFDEVPLDRATEYAAEDADITLRLHRALFPKVAADDKLDYIYEQIEMPTSIVLQKMERNGVLIDGERLARQSTEIGQRLLELETEAHALAGQPFNLSSPKQIGEIFFNQMKLPIIKKTASGAPSTDEEVLQKLAEDYPLPKLLLDYRGLAKLKSTYTDKLPKMVNPNTGRVHTTYGQATAVTGRLASTDPNLQNIPVRTEEGRRIREAFIAPEGSVIVSADYSQIELRIMAHLSQDEGLVRAFQEGQDVHRATAAEVFSVTPLEVTADQRRVAKVINFGLIYGMSAFGLASNLGIGRDAAKLYIDRYFARYPGAARYMDETRQTARERGYVETVFGRRLWLPDINGGNGPRRQAAERAAINAPMQGTAADLIKLSMLAVQGWLEAEAMRSRLVMQVHDELVLEVPQAELAVVRERLPELMCGVASLRVPLVAEVGMGANWEEAH
- a CDS encoding DMT family transporter codes for the protein MILAAFAFSAMGVCVKLASAHYSTGEIVFYRSIIGVVLMGAILQRSGQGVRTPYFLSHIKRSVFGVTSLLLWFTSISLLPLATAMTLNYMSPVWIALIIGAGAALAGKPGGADRRMVVAIVMSFVGVVCLLQPNMGGSQLALAGGMIGLVSGVFTALAYVEVRQLGDLGENEARIVFYFSLLSAIAGGVWMLIGGAQPHTWSGAGLLLAVGLLATLGQTSMTRAYKRGNTLLTANLQYTGIVFASGWGMLLWNDHLNALSWLGMALIIGSGIVTTVMRARQSGAEHPTPQTAVSGPEAEVHPEV
- a CDS encoding TIGR00730 family Rossman fold protein encodes the protein MDSNVTGTPEGASNNGDAAHGDVKQAAGASAADMDVNVTVGADRTVEIASTKSDAAQGRTDRKMIPSLRALADEERATAKKARASWQMFTIMAEFIEATEYLSEIRPAVSIYGSARLREDSPYYKRTIEIARLFSDAGFAVISGGGPGIMEAANKGAHAGKSASVGLNIELPHEQQGNPYQDISMRFRHFFTRKVTFVKNSDAFIVMPGGFGTLDELAEVLTLVQTGKSRSVPVVLFGSHFWKGLLDWFQFTLQPMGLIGEHDMDLMRIVDEPKDALDAVYEFYEKREGTSPIPPKEEMFYL
- a CDS encoding exodeoxyribonuclease VII small subunit, with amino-acid sequence MPRAPSVASSDASASPSATPASYEAAMAELETLVASMESGELPLEASLAAYRRGAELVKYCQQVLERVEQQVRVLDGDALKPLADDSNTNEQGGA
- a CDS encoding NAD(P)/FAD-dependent oxidoreductase, which encodes MAGQTDGAGGPRIVVVGGGAGGLELATRLGDKLGKRGGAQVVLVDRNPTHIWKPLLHEVAAGSMDPNTHQLEYAAQARWHGFEFQQGELKGLDRTAKTITVSGFVDADGTEVLPERAIAYDVLVLSIGSVTHFFGVPGTAEYAIALDTAWQAERFRRKLISACMRAQNRVGDARPQVDIAIVGAGATGVELSAELRNTAHVLAAYGLHKMDPRHDIRIHLIEGGPRILPVLKERISAATTGLLRKLDVDVITSERVTEVTANAVNTASGKSIPADLTVWAAGIRAPSVLGDLGLPVNKLGQVVVSRTLQVEGEDSIYAFGDCASCPWPEASTSVPPRAQAAHQQATYLFNALRGRQDGKPVGPFAFKDLGSLVSLGHFSAVGSLMGGLIGGSMFIEGLMARLMYTSLYRMHVLALHGWVRMVLDTVTHWLRSKTNPRVKLH
- a CDS encoding ZIP family metal transporter, which gives rise to MTLDTTLLGILLATALSGIGSMAGAAVLSLTVLSRVVDRMVSFSVGVLLATSLLHSLPEAFEAHNGIEPNTHALFATLLAGLLGFFLLEKVSLLRHSHHHEGDGHGHHHGHDRQEAGRSGMMILVGDGLHNFSDGIVIAAAFLADTKVGIVTALAIAAHEIPQEIGDFMVLLNAGFSKTRAFVYNLICSVCALVGAVLGYYLLDRLTSWIPYVLVVASSSFIYIAVCDLMPQMKRRPRKQESAIQVALIAAGVAMIFLLTNGLHGHAH
- a CDS encoding sulfurtransferase codes for the protein MSERARYATLMTAPQLAALQQSAPDSLVIVDCSFDLANPAAGRDAYHASHIPGAFYLHLDNELSGPKTGTNGRHPLPDADALVARLRALGVNDDTQVVAYDRQGSMYAARLWWLLRWVGHADVAVLDGGLQAWEAAHYPVDKIVPDEPQLNATPGNLTRKPSLVALVNADIVQKYLGHADKPVIDARAPDRYRGENETLDPVGGHIPGARNRFFRDNLQADGTFKPAEQLRADFAAVLAGAKPADTMLQCGSGVTACHNALAMEIAGLTGAALYAGSWSEWCSDPARPVATGPNP
- a CDS encoding aromatic ring-hydroxylating oxygenase subunit alpha, with product MSNLSAALNLVPSETQLPVSAYFDKALYQTEIERLFKHGPGYVGHELMVPEVGDYHTLAAEAEGRVLVRNPNGVELLSNVCRHRQAIMLNGRGNAQNIVCPLHRWTYDLKGDLLGAPHFEQQPCVHLSRSPLQNWNGLLFEGKRDVREDLARLGVARDLDFSGYMLDHVEVHECNYNWKTFIEVYLEDYHVVPFHPGLGQFVSCDDLEWEFGEWHSVQTVGLHAGLRKPGTPTYQKWHDAVLRFNNGEMPKYGAVWLTYYPNVMVEWYPNVLVVSTLHPMGPNKTRNVVEFYYPEEIVLFEREFVEAERAAYMETCIEDDEIAERMDAGRAALMKRGVSEVGPYQSPMEDGMQHFHEWYRRVMRY